From one Triticum urartu cultivar G1812 chromosome 3, Tu2.1, whole genome shotgun sequence genomic stretch:
- the LOC125542893 gene encoding pentatricopeptide repeat-containing protein At5g16860, producing MLFNLPRVTTPIAVRWFISVANAAGFGRDISPVQFATLLKECRSVNAVHQVHQKLISSGLLSYPASLLEVSFPPLPSQPYLSPRSLGTGVVAAYLACGSKDEALTALEHVVPSPAVWWNLLIREHIKEGHLDHAIAVSCRMLRAGTRPDHFTLPHILKACGELPSYRCGITLHGLICCNGFESNVFVCNALVAMYARCGSLKEASQVFEEIAQRGIDDVISWNSIVAAHVKHNSPWTALDMFSKMAMIVHEKATNDRSDIISIVNILPACASLKALPRTREIHGNTIRNGTFPDVFVGNALVDTYAKCGSMKNAVKVFNMMEIKDVVSWNAIVTGYSQSGNFEAAFEIFKNMRKENISADVVTWTAVIAGYAQRGCGQEALNVFRQMLFSGSEPNSITIISVLSACASLGAYSQGMETHAYSLKNRLLSLDNHFGGTGDEEDLMVHNALIDMYSKCRIFKAARSIFDSIPRKERNVVTWTVMIGGYAQYGDSNDALELFSQMLSKPHAVAPNAFTVSCILMACAHLSALRVGKQIHAYVVRQHQYEASTYFVANCLIDMYSKCGDVDTARYVFDGMSQRNDISWTSMMAGYGMHGRGNEALEIFDKMQMAGFVPDDISFLVVLYACSHSRMIDRGLDYFDSMSRDYGVAAGAEHYACVIDLLARSGQIDRAWNMVKDMPMEPTAVVWVALLSACRVHSNVELAEYALNKLVEMNAENDGSYTLISNIYANARRWKDVARIRNLMKNSGIKKRPGCSWVQGKKGTASFFVGDRSHSLSPQIYALLERLIDRIKSMGYVPETNFALHDVDDEEKNNLLAEHSEKLALAYGLLTTSPGCPIRITKNLRVCGDCHSAFTYISKIVDHEIIVRDSSRFHHFKNGVCSCGDYW from the coding sequence ATGCTTTTCAACTTGCCAAGAGTCACAACACCAATTGCTGTACGGTGGTTCATCTCAGTTGCAAATGCAGCAGGCTTTGGTCGAGATATTTCTCCTGTTCAGTTCGCCACCCTGTTAAAGGAATGCAGGTCGGTGAATGCAGTCCATCAAGTTCACCAGAAGCTCATTTCTTCGGGTCTTCTTTCTTATCCAGCATCGTTGTTGGAAGTGTCGTTTCCACCTTTGCCATCTCAGCCGTATTTATCACCAAGATCTTTGGGTACTGGTGTCGTAGCTGCTTATCTTGCGTGTGGTTCCAAAGATGAGGCTCTCACAGCATTGGAGCATGTTGTGCCGTCTCCAGCTGTCTGGTGGAATCTACTCATCCGAGAACACATCAAAGAGGGCCACCTTGACCATGCCATTGCAGTATCTTGCCGGATGCTGCGTGCTGGAACCAGACCGGACCATTTTACTCTGCCGCATATACTAAAGGCCTGTGGAGAGCTACCCTCGTACCGTTGTGGTATCACATTACATGGACTTATATGCTGCAATGGCTTTGAGTCAAACGTCTTTGTATGCAATGCATTGGTGGCGATGTATGCCCGCTGTGGTTCACTGAAGGAAGCCAGCCAGGTGTTCGAGGAAATAGCTCAGAGGGGAATTGATGATGTCATATCATGGAATTCAATTGTTGCAGCCCATGTTAAACACAATAGTCCATGGACCGCGTTGGATATGTTCTCGAAAATGGCAATGATTGTCCACGAGAAGGCTACAAATGATAGGTCTGACATCATTAGCATTGTGAACATTCTTCCTGCATGTGCTTCTCTAAAGGCACTACCTCGAACTAGAGAAATTCATGGAAATACCATTCGGAATGGTACATTTCCAGATGTTTTTGTAGGCAATGCTCTGGTTGATACTTATGCAAAATGTGGTTCAATGAAGAATGCGGTAAAGGTTTTCAATATGATGGAAATCAAAGATGTTGTTTCTTGGAATGCAATCGTGACTGGCTACTCCCAAAGTGGGAACTTTGAGGCAGCCTTTGAGATTTTTAAGAATATGCGCAAGGAAAACATCTCAGCAGATGTAGTGACCTGGACTGCTGTAATTGCCGGGTATGCTCAGAGAGGATGTGGCCAAGAGGCACTCAATGTTTTCCGACAAATGCTCTTTTCTGGTTCAGAGCCAAATTCTATCACAATCATCTCtgtgctgtctgcttgtgcttccTTGGGAGCATATTCTCAGGGTATGGAAACTCATGCCTACTCTCTGAAGAATCGTCTTCTATCTTTGGATAACCATTTTGGTGGTACTGGCGATGAGGAGGATCTCATGGTGCACAATGCTTTAATAGATATGTACTCAAAGTGCAGAATCTTCAAAGCTGCACGTTCTATATTTGACTCTATACCCCGAAAGGAACGTAATGTGGTGACTTGGACTGTGATGATAGGTGGGTATGCACAATATGGGGACTCTAATGATGCCCTCGAGCTTTTCTCACAGATGCTCTCGAAACCACACGCAGTTGCCCCGAATGCATTTACGGTTTCCTGCATTCTGATGGCCTGTGCGCATCTGTCAGCCCTGCGTGTGGGTAAGCAAATCCATGCTTATGTGGTTCGTCAACATCAATATGAAGCATCTACATACTTTGTGGCAAACTGTCTTATTGACATGTACTCAAAGTGTGGTGATGTCGATACAGCTAGGTATGTATTTGATGGCATGTCACAAAGGAATGATATTTCATGGACATCAATGATGGCAGGATATGGGATGCATGGTCGTGGCAATGAGGCCCTGGAAATATTTGACAAGATGCAAATGGCAGGCTTTGTTCCTGATGATATATCATTCCTGGTTGTTCTATATGCTTGCAGCCATTCTAGAATGATTGATCGAGGCCTGGATTACTTTGACAGCATGAGCAGAGATTACGGTGTGGCTGCCGGTGCAGAGCATTATGCTTGTGTCATTGACTTGCTGGCCCGCTCCGGGCAGATAGATAGGGCATGGAATATGGTCAAAGACATGCCAATGGAGCCTACTGCAGTAGTCTGGGTTGCATTGCTTAGTGCGTGTAGAGTACATTCAAATGTAGAACTTGCTGAATATGCTCTTAACAAGCTAGTTGAGATGAATGCAGAGAATGATGGATCTTACACGCTCATCTCCAACATATATGCTAATGCAAGGCGTTGGAAGGATGTAGCCAGAATCAGAAACCTGATGAAGAACTCCGGGATTAAGAAGAGGCCCGGTTGTAGTTGGGTCCAGGGTAAGAAAGGAACTGCGTCTTTCTTTGTTGGAGATCGATCGCATTCTCTATCCCCTCAGATTTATGCCCTTCTGGAGAGACTGATTGATCGCATCAAATCTATGGGTTATGTCCCTGAGACAAATTTTGCACTCCACGATGTTGATGATGAGGAGAAAAATAACCTGCTTGCTGAGCACAGCGAGAAGCTTGCTCTCGCATATGGCCTCCTCACAACTTCCCCTGGTTGTCCAATAAGGATCACAAAGAACCTGCGCGTTTGCGGTGATTGCCACAGTGCTTTCACCTACATCTCAAAGATTGTTGACCATGAGATCATTGTGCGGGACTCCAGTCGCTTTCATCATTTTAAGAATGGTGTGTGCTCTTGTGGTGACTATTGGTGA